The DNA region TTCCACATTTTGTTCACAGGTAATCCTCTCAGATCTGTATGGATTCTACGTTCTTGTTCAGTAAATATCATAggcatcaaaatatttaaaaatacatgtttggTTAATCTGAACCTCCTACAAAACTCACTGTCCGAGTAAAACTTAATAgggtcaatatttatataattatttcttttatatgtCTTCCGTGCTCTGCCTAgtccatttaaaaaatcatagttGTCATCCATATAATCCATATCCAAATAATCATCCATTTTaagtcaattataattataatttataataaataattttgtttaagtgATCACTAGAGCTGACTaggattttactaaatatccCCTAAGAATTTTCTAACTTTATGTGTAAATCCTATTTATGAATACTAATTTACTAACTTTtagattttactaaaaatatacttagtacttactaagtttattttatgaatattaaaattatgatttatactaAGTTTCCACTAAGTGTTGACTTAGTACGATCTATGAATATGTCTAATATAGCTGCCTGACCGATTTATCAAAGTATAATTAAGATCCTAATTCATTCGATAACAATTCTCATATTTTTGATTCACTatcaactataattattattcacaacTTTATTTCAAGCATTAGATTAGATCttagatacctacttaatcAGTCAGTAAGTTACGTTGATATTATAGGCATAGGCGCAATTTCGGTTTTTAACTTGGAGGGgcttaacatatttaaatgaaacagACCCGTGGGGGGCTCTGCCCCCCACACACCCCTCCCCAATGTAAGTACTGATATGGCAATACCATATTTTTCTCACCCACTTttctacatttaatatattataatgcatttattaataaaattaaaaatatttgtatgaaaataataacaacatttaggtaaataaatgtaatatatatttatttatcaagtatattattataattggaaCCTTCGTTTAGAAATTGcaaatttatctaatattttttcgttGCACAATTCATTTGATAAATCTCGTtcgatataaattaatgacaaaTTTGTAAATCTATCGTGGTTCATAGACGTTCGAAGCCAATTTTTAATCTTTCTCATTGCTGAGAATGATCTTTCACATGTTGCAGAGCTAATTGGAATTGTTAAAGATAATGATAacagtttatataaattaggaTAAAGCTCTGCATCCATGATTAATTTGATATCTTCCAAAGTGAAACTGGGGTTTCTGAGAGACACACAATTTTTCACCACAAGCATTTCTGATTGAAGGGTGTTTACATCCACATTTAATAAgtcctaaaaattaaatcataaaaattgatcaacatattgatatttaaaaacattaaaacaatataaaaactatactttGTACTGTTCAATAAAACATTGACTctcataataattcattttatgaaaGTAATCAATAGATGTTGCCAATTCCAAGCTATTAGATGAAAACctcttattaaaatgtattattaaagtgtctataatttgataaaaatgagtCCTCCAATAACTTTCTGTATAttgattaaacttattttgattttgctgCTCAGAACTTGTAGTTGCAAAAACATGAAAATCTTCTAAATTACTTGTTGATTGGCGTTGACGTTTACTTGTTTTACTATTGGGacctttaataaataatatagattaaacattagaatattagatatttccAGCTAGATAACTAggcatttataacataatacctacagttacaataattaacttataaaaacaaaactgctcaaaaaacataaaatagcaaatatttaatgataaaacaagACACCTAATATTTTTCCTGATCTTAATTAGTTacaactgttttaaaaatcattaatgaaatgcacctatgtcctatacatgttgatgtttatatttataaaataagtttaggacaaacttaaattttattacctgGAAAatcaggtattatattattgattttggtaaaattgattatcttttcccatatattatgaaatccaTCTTCTGTGCGTAAGGACTCAAAGGTTTTAATGACTCCTTCAATTAAAGTAACAGCGTTTCCTAATGTAGCATCTTTTTTTTGTAGCTGGGtagacaatatatttataatttgtaatacttCTTCCAAAATAATGagattaacaataaatgatggtttagtaataatagtcataatgcctataaaataataaattatggttttattatctatattttatattttacaatagtatAACTCAAGtagaatcaaaattattattcttacctATTGCTTGTACAACATCTTTATTTATGGAAGAATTGATTTCATCATTTAACAATGTAACTATagctttaaagtttaattttacagcAACACAGTTTCTTACACGACAATTCCAACGTGTATCACTTAAACGAGTCAAAGAAGTTTTTTTGATACCTAATTTTACTTGAATCTCGGTGAATTTTGCATCATTAGCAGGgtgtgaaaaataaacatacaatgTCTCAAgacaattaaatactattctagtatcctaaaaaaaaaaattcttataagttattacttaataaactaatgagtatacatttgtattattattattatattactcataCCTTTACCAATTTGCACATATCTAGAACAATTAGATTTATTCGATGTGCCATACAATGAGTGTATACAGCATACGggtattttgatttgattttttgttgTACTCCGTTGAATTTACCCGACATAACATTAGCACCGTCATATGCTTGGGctacaataggtacatttattttatttatttcaaaaaaactgACCATAGCAGTAGCCAAAGCATCTGCGTTTTGATTCTCAGACACATcaataaaacctaaaaatcgttcataaacttttaaattcttGGTATAACGTACACAAATTGACATCTGCTCTTGTCTGAAACATctaaaaagataaaacaatcccaaatataaaacctatttgatgttacctataatatacctaaccaGTATGGCAGTATAGTTCACagtatttgtatttcattttgataTTACCTTGCTTCATCACACATGACACTAAAAAATCCACTTTCTATCAGCTCATTGacaattgtgttttttatcatttgagCAGAGATGTTTATAAGGTCATTTTGAATTGACCAACTAGTATAATTGGTTTTTTCGTTGAATATGGTGGAAAATTCTTCATTACATTTAGACAGTAAAACACAAGCTTCCTTAAAATTaccttaaaacaaaattatagtatggcataagaataatattttatattataaactttgacttccattaatataaaaatataaaacaaaattaattttttttgttacttatacatatatatcttaaaaataaaactgtaattttaaaaccataatattaaatattctaaatcgtTGTACCTTGGTTAATTGATGTTTTTTCTTCGTTATGCGCACGGAATGCTAGTCCTTGACGGcccaaatacaaaattatgtcaatcaaattttttatgtaagctctattttttaatactttttcacGATATGCACTTGCCATCTGAGTGTGTACAGAACCTGATTTTATGTTCTGAGTATATGCGGCCCATTTTTCTGAATTAATCAAATGTTGCTTAGTTGTAGCAtgaatttctaattttgactttgaattaaatttggaAGTCTTAGAAATAGATCCacttatctaattaaaaatattaatacataatttaatattttatgtaaataaatgaaaaaaatcaacaagcTTAAGTCTATttggaataattaaaaaaaaataaaacttacctTTTTCCAATTTCTAAACCCTTTGGTAACAAAAGTATCTTCTGACCTCCCAGTTCCAAAAACTCTACATGGATAGCAAAATACAGCATCCCTTTGAATACTGTATTCAAGCCAAGGAAAACCATCAAACAATGTAGATGAAAATCCTCTGTTTTGTTTGCCAAAAACAGTTTTTGGATATgtctaaaatgaataattaggtaagcaatgaattattataactaggttattactgaatattatgttaatataagttttaactcataacatttaaatttagtaattactaatgacttataacttataagtaataacttataagttataacattaaaactaGTGACTAGTAACtacctttatttttcttaaaaataaaacataacctTCTgtataatgagtaatgacaacgtaatgtttataaatttatttatgaaaacataCCTGTAACTTTGGACGAATCGGACCTGTATTTATATCCCCAATATCAATACCCTCAGAAGGCAACTTTTGCACATCCGGTAAAACAGGTGGATCATCAGAGTCAACTTCAGTAAcagaattattttcaagtgCTTCCTGAGGTTCATTATTTTCACACAAGGATTcattttttacacttttaaaattgaaaataccaaacactttattttttttatccattataatttttagctaGTTTTTAGAAGTAGAAGCGGTACACcacatatattacaaaaacaaaataaaattattgtgaatgATAACTTTTGTTgactattgaatattttaactaataagcTGACGAGCAATAACGTTATGAGTACTTGTCGCCTTTCATTTAATCTTAGAAATTAGGATTTAATGACTGGAGTTATTGGAAAACCAaaacatattctaaaaatagacTAGGTACTATCAGTTTATTGACTATGAATACGGGTCTCCAGAAGGGCGGGGCATACGGTATGTATACAACATACGTGAAATAGGAATCAAGCCGATTCCGTGCTGCGTACCACTACAAATAAGACagtcattttattgttttcgtaaATCGTAATACGACGGGTAAATAAAGTCTAACATCATGTTGTTACACGGGCTTGTTTCATGTttccaaatttaaactttagaaacaatttttttcaaacgacgTTTACTGTATTATGTAGATTAGATAATTAATGAAGGatttaatacttcaatttaaatataaatttttggaggggctaattttaatattggagGGGCTAAGCCCCTCCAAGTCCCCCCCAAATTGCGCCTAtgattataggtataggtacttatactttatacatgcATGGCATTTCGTTGTGTTATCGTATATAGTCGCGTATTTAGTATCACCGAGTGTAGTGCGTTTACTAATACgatcaatgttttattttaatttgtttcgccgtttaaattaaatttaaatttgatttg from Aphis gossypii isolate Hap1 unplaced genomic scaffold, ASM2018417v2 Contig00979, whole genome shotgun sequence includes:
- the LOC114123636 gene encoding zinc finger MYM-type protein 1-like gives rise to the protein MDKKNKVFGIFNFKSVKNESLCENNEPQEALENNSVTEVDSDDPPVLPDVQKLPSEGIDIGDINTGPIRPKLQTYPKTVFGKQNRGFSSTLFDGFPWLEYSIQRDAVFCYPCRVFGTGRSEDTFVTKGFRNWKKISGSISKTSKFNSKSKLEIHATTKQHLINSEKWAAYTQNIKSGSVHTQMASAYREKVLKNRAYIKNLIDIILYLGRQGLAFRAHNEEKTSINQGNFKEACVLLSKCNEEFSTIFNEKTNYTSWSIQNDLINISAQMIKNTIVNELIESGFFSVMCDEARCFRQEQMSICVRYTKNLKVYERFLGFIDVSENQNADALATAMVSFFEINKINVPIVAQAYDGANVMSGKFNGVQQKIKSKYPYAVYTHCMAHRINLIVLDMCKLVKDTRIVFNCLETLYVYFSHPANDAKFTEIQVKLGIKKTSLTRLSDTRWNCRVRNCVAVKLNFKAIVTLLNDEINSSINKDVVQAIGIMTIITKPSFIVNLIILEEVLQIINILSTQLQKKDATLGNAVTLIEGVIKTFESLRTEDGFHNIWEKIINFTKINNIIPDFPGPNSKTSKRQRQSTSNLEDFHVFATTSSEQQNQNKFNQYTESYWRTHFYQIIDTLIIHFNKRFSSNSLELATSIDYFHKMNYYESQCFIEQYKDLLNVDVNTLQSEMLVVKNCVSLRNPSFTLEDIKLIMDAELYPNLYKLLSLSLTIPISSATCERSFSAMRKIKNWLRTSMNHDRFTNLSLIYIERDLSNELCNEKILDKFAISKRRFQL